CTTCTGGTAAAACTGACCTCTTACGCGGGCTCAAAGAAAATGTCATTGTAGGCCATTTGATCCCTGCGGGGACAGGGTTCTACCGACATCATGATGTGGAGATAGTAAAACATGCCAACGATAGCGCAGCTGATACGAAAGAGCAGAAACCTCAAGAAGAAAAAGAGTAAGTCACCGGCTCTCACCAATTGCCCGCAACGGCGTGGTGTATGTTTACAGGTGAAAACGATGACGCCTAAAAAACCGAATTCGGCGTTACGTAAGATCGCCAGAGTTCGTCTTTCCAATGGGGTGGAAGTGACGTCGTATATTCCGGGAGAAGGGCACAATCTTCAGGAACATTCAATTGTTTTAGTTAGGGGCGGGCGCGTTAAAGATTTACCAGGTGTTCGTTATCATACTGTCCGTGGGACGCTTGACACGGCCGGTGTACAAAATAGAAAAAAATCACGTTCAAAATACGGTGCAAAGGCCTCTAAATAATGCGTAGACGAGCTGCTGAAAAAAGAGAAGCGATCCCAGATCCAAAATATAACAGTATTTTGGTCGCAAAATTTGTTAATACCTTAATGGTCGAAGGAAAGAAATCCTTAGCCGAGAAAATTGTTTATGGGGCTTTTGAGATCTTAAAACAAAAAACTTCCGAAACGGATGCATTAAAGATCTTCAACAAGGCGATCGATAATGTTCGTCCGCGACTGGAGTTGAAGCCCAGAAGAGTGGGCGGGGCAACATACCAAATTCCGGTGGAAGTCACATCGCAACGCGGAAACTCAATTGCTATGCGCTGGCTAAGAGATTTCTCCAGAGCGAAAAAGGGCAAGCCCATGATGATCAAGTTATCTGAAGAACTTTTGGCGGCTTATAAAGGTGAAGGCCCGGCAATTAAAAAACGAGATGAGACACATAAGATGGCAGAAGCCAACAAGGCCTTTGCTCATCTTCGGTGGTAATTTTATGGCAACTATCGCAAACATTCCTTTAAATAAAACGCGCAATATCGGCATTATTGCCCATATTGACGCCGGAAAAACCACGACCACGGAACGCATCCTTTATTATACCGGTATGATCCATAAGATCGGTGATATTGATGAAGGCACGACTACGATGGATTGGATGCCCCAAGAGCAGGAACGAGGCATTACCATCACATCCGCCAATACAACCGTTTACTGGAAAGATTTCCGTATTAATATTATTGATACTCCTGGCCACGTTGATTTTACAATTGAAGTCGAACGGTCCTTAAAAGTTTTGGACGGCGCGGTCGTTGTTTTATGCGCCACAAGTGGTGTCCAGCCTCAAACCGAAACAGTTTGGCGTCAGGCTGACCGTTATAAAGTTCCGCGCATTATGTTCATCAACAAAATGGATAGAATGGGCGCTAATTTTGAAAATGTTTTAACGCAGATTGATGATCGGCTTGGTGCCCATGCGTCTCCTATCCAGATCCCAATGGGATTTGCCGAAAATTTTGGCGGCATTATTGATCTGGTCAATGAGAAGCTAATTGTGTATACGAGCGAAGACGGAGATGAATTTGTTCTTAAAGAAATTCCGGAAGACTATAAAGAAAAGACGAAGGAATTTCGCCACAAGCTAATAGAAAAATTAGCCGAAGTTGATGATAAGATCATGGAAAATTTTGTTAACGAAAAACCAGTCTCCATTCAAGATATTAACGAAGCCATTAGGCGTACCACGCTAAAAAATGAATTTGTCCCGATCCTTTGCGGATCGTCCCTTAAGAACAAAGGTGTCCAGATGGTCATTGATGCCGCCTGCGATTACCTGCCTTCACCTCTCGATGTCCCTCCTGTTAAAGGAATTAATCCCGATAATGATGAAGCCGTAGAAAGAAATACCGACCCTAAAACACCGTTTTGCGGGCTTGTGTTTAAGATCGCCCTCGATCCTTACGTCGGAAAATTATATTATACGCGTATTTATTCCGGGAAACTTGTTTCCGGTTCGACCATTTATAATTCGTCACAAAAAGTTAAAGAAAGAATTGCCAAGATGTTGTTGATGCGCGCTAATAAGCAGGAAATTATTAATGATGCGTCAGCCGGGGAGATCGTTGCTTTGGTCGGGTTAAAAGAAGCAAAATCCGGTGATACCATTTGCGATGCGGCTCATCCTGTTGTTCTTGAAAATATGCGTATTCCTGAACCTGTTGTGTCCATGGCCATTGAACCAAAAACAAAAGCGGATCAGGACAAGATGGGTATGACGCTAAGAAAGTTTACCGACGAAGATCCCTCATTGCGAGTTCAATATGACCATGAAACAGCGGAAACGATCATTTCTGGAATGGGTGAACTTCATTTGGAAATCATCATTGACCGCATGAAACGCGAATTTGGATTAGATACCAATGTGGGCCGCCCGCAGGTTGCCTATAAAGAAACGATTACGAATAAGGTCAGCGGCGTAACAGGAAAATTTATTTCACAATCCGGCGGCCGCGGTCAATACGGTCATGTTATTATTGATGTTTCTCCTGCCGAAGAGCGCGGCAAGGGTGTCATTTTTGTTGATAAGATCAGAGGCGGATCAATTCCTCGCGAATATATTAAGCCGGTTGAGCAGGGAATTCGTAATGCCGCTTTGTCAGGAATTTTAGCCGGCTATCCGGTGACCGATCTGATCGTTACCTTAGTGGATGGTTCTTATCACGAAGTTGATTCCAGCGAATTGGCGTTCCAATTGGCGGCAAAATATGCTTTACAAGAAGCGCTTCAAAAGGGCAAATCAATATTCTTAGAGCCAATTATGGATCTAGAGGTTACTGTTCCGGAAGATTTCATGGGATCGGTCATCGGTGATTTAAATACGCGCCGCGCCAAGATCATTGCCATGGGAACACGCGGTAAATTAAAGACCGCTCGTTGCGAAACGCCTTTGGCGGAGATGTTCAATTACGCGAACGCACTGCGTTCTTTATCGCAAGGGCGCGCGACGTTTTCTATGGAGCCGGCATTTTATGCCGAGGTTCCGCATCACGTAGCCGAAAAAATTATCGGCAAAAAAGAAGCTACTGCTGAAAAAAAATAATTGAAAATTAGGGAAAAATAAAAAAAGGGGGATGGGGTTATGGCAAAAGAAAAGTTTGTAAGAAATAAACCGCACTTAAATATCGGGACCATTGGTCACGTTGATCATGGTAAGACGACATTGAGCGCGGCCATTACGCTTGTCTTAAGCAAGCAAGGTTTAGCCCAAGCTCGTGCGTATGATACGATCGACAATGCTCCTGAAGAAAAAGAGCGTGGCGTTACGATCAATATTTCGCACATTGAATATGAAACAACCAATCGGCATTATGCTCACATCGACTGCCCAGGACACGCCGATTATATTAAAAACATGATCACCGGTGCTGCCCAGATGGACGGAGCGATCTTGGTCGTTTCTGCCGCTGACGGCCCGATGCCTCAAACCAGAGAGCATATTCTTTTAGCTCGCCAGGTTAATGTTCCTCAGGTCGTTGTGTTCATGAACAAATGCGATCAAGTTGAGGACAAAGAACTCTTAGATTTGGTTGAACTCGAGATCAGAGACCTTTTGACCAAATATAAGTTCCCCGGGGACAAGACGCCTATTATTAGAGGAAGCGCTCTTGAGGCCATGAATCACATCGATAATGCAGAGAAAACCAAGCCTATTCTTGATCTTATGAAGGCTGTTGATGAATTTATTCCAACACCGGTACGCGATTTGGATAAACCGTTCTTGATGGCCGTCGAAGACGTCTTCTCGATTTCCGGCCGCGGAACAGTTGCCACAGGCCGTGTTGAAAAAGGCGTCGTCAAAGTTGGCGAAGAAGTTGACGTGGTTGGTCTTCGTCCTGCCGTCGGTAAAACGGTTGTTACAGGCGTTGAAATGTTCCGCAAAGAATTGGAACAAGGTCAAGCCGGCGACAACCTAGGTTTACTTTTGCGCGGTATGGATAAAGACTCCATGGAACGAGGCATGGTTTTAGCCAAGCCAGGTTCTATTACGCCTCATACCAAGTTTAAAGCCCAGGTTTACGTTTTAACCAAGGAAGAGGGCGGTCGCCATACGCCGTTTTTCAAAGGTTATCGTCCGCAATTCTATTTTAGAACGACCGACGTAACCGGCGCCGCCGAATTACCTGCAGGCGTTGAAATGTGTATGCCTGGTGATAATGTTATGCTCGAAGTTGAACTTATTTCTCCGGTTGCCATGGAAAAAGAATCACGTTTCGCTATTCGCGAAGGTGGACGTACCGTCGGCGCAGGAGTTATCTCAGAGATCATTAAATAACATCATGCAAAAAATCCGCATAAAGCTGAAGGCTTACGACCATAGACTCATTGATCAGTCGACCCAAGAGATCGTCGATACGGCTCTGCGCACGGGCGCAAAAGTGTCGGGACCAATCCCCCTACCGACTAAAAAAGAGTTGTATACGGTTTTGCGTTCTCCGGTCATTGATAAAAAGTCACGAGAACAATTTAAGTTAACGACGCATAAGCGCTTGATTGATCTCATTGAGCCAACGGCAAAAACAGTTGAGGCATTGCGGAAGCTGAATTTACCAGCAGGCGTTGATGTTGAAATAAAACAATAGGACATAAAATGATAAGCGGTTTATTAGGAAAAAAAGTTGGCATGACTCAAGTTTTCGACAAAGAGGGAGATATTGTCCCGGTTACCGTTGTCGAAACGGGTCCTTGTTTTATTTTGGGCCTTCAAGACGCGCCATTAAAGGTGAGAATTGGCTTTGACTTGGTCAAGGAATCCAGAGCCAGCAAACCGCGCCTGGGATTATTTAAGAAAGTCGGCGTTCAACCGCTTCGCATTATCAAAGAGTTTCGTTCAAGTGACAATAAAGATTATAAACTCGGCCAAGAGATCAAGGTTGATCTGTTCAAACCGGGTGAATATGTTGATGTGACGGGTATTTCGATCGGGAAAGGTTTTCAGGGCGGTATGAAGCGTTGGAATTGGTCCGGCGGCCCTGAGACACACGGTTCTATGCATCATCGCCGGGTTGGCTCTATTGGCTCCAGCAGCGAACCATCACGTATATGGAAAGGGCATCATATGCCCGGACATATGGGTGCCGCGACCGTGACTGTTCAAAGTTTGCGTGTTATGCAAGTAGATAGTGAACATAACCTTCTCGTTTTAAAAGGCGCTGTTCCCGGTCATCGCCACAGCTATTTATCCATTAATAAATCTCGCAAGAAAGCCTTCCGTTCTTTAGATGAAAGCAAGCGTGGCAATGTTCGTTCATCGAAGAAGAACCCGATGAAGGAAAGTAAAGCAAAGGCTAAGGGAAAATAAGATGCCGTCCGTTCCTGTTTATGACAATCATGGTAAGAAAGTCGAAGAGATCGACGTTGCTGAAGCGGTTTTTTCAAAACGCGTTAATGATCACATCATTCACCAAGCGGTTGTGATGTATCAAGCGTCATTGCGGCAGGGAAATGCGTCTACTAAAGAACGCGGCTCTGTTGAAGGAAGCGGTAAAAAACTTTTTCGTCAAAAAGGAACAGGCAACGCCCGTGCCGGCGATCTACGCTCCCCAATTCGTAAAGGCGGCGGTGTTGTGTTTGGCCCGCATCCCAGAGATTTTGGTTACAGTGTTCCGAAAAAAGTGCGGATTGCGGCTTTGCGTGAAACGCTTAACGCCAA
The nucleotide sequence above comes from Candidatus Omnitrophota bacterium. Encoded proteins:
- the rpsL gene encoding 30S ribosomal protein S12, whose protein sequence is MPTIAQLIRKSRNLKKKKSKSPALTNCPQRRGVCLQVKTMTPKKPNSALRKIARVRLSNGVEVTSYIPGEGHNLQEHSIVLVRGGRVKDLPGVRYHTVRGTLDTAGVQNRKKSRSKYGAKASK
- the rpsG gene encoding 30S ribosomal protein S7, encoding MRRRAAEKREAIPDPKYNSILVAKFVNTLMVEGKKSLAEKIVYGAFEILKQKTSETDALKIFNKAIDNVRPRLELKPRRVGGATYQIPVEVTSQRGNSIAMRWLRDFSRAKKGKPMMIKLSEELLAAYKGEGPAIKKRDETHKMAEANKAFAHLRW
- the fusA gene encoding elongation factor G, whose product is MATIANIPLNKTRNIGIIAHIDAGKTTTTERILYYTGMIHKIGDIDEGTTTMDWMPQEQERGITITSANTTVYWKDFRINIIDTPGHVDFTIEVERSLKVLDGAVVVLCATSGVQPQTETVWRQADRYKVPRIMFINKMDRMGANFENVLTQIDDRLGAHASPIQIPMGFAENFGGIIDLVNEKLIVYTSEDGDEFVLKEIPEDYKEKTKEFRHKLIEKLAEVDDKIMENFVNEKPVSIQDINEAIRRTTLKNEFVPILCGSSLKNKGVQMVIDAACDYLPSPLDVPPVKGINPDNDEAVERNTDPKTPFCGLVFKIALDPYVGKLYYTRIYSGKLVSGSTIYNSSQKVKERIAKMLLMRANKQEIINDASAGEIVALVGLKEAKSGDTICDAAHPVVLENMRIPEPVVSMAIEPKTKADQDKMGMTLRKFTDEDPSLRVQYDHETAETIISGMGELHLEIIIDRMKREFGLDTNVGRPQVAYKETITNKVSGVTGKFISQSGGRGQYGHVIIDVSPAEERGKGVIFVDKIRGGSIPREYIKPVEQGIRNAALSGILAGYPVTDLIVTLVDGSYHEVDSSELAFQLAAKYALQEALQKGKSIFLEPIMDLEVTVPEDFMGSVIGDLNTRRAKIIAMGTRGKLKTARCETPLAEMFNYANALRSLSQGRATFSMEPAFYAEVPHHVAEKIIGKKEATAEKK
- the tuf gene encoding elongation factor Tu; the encoded protein is MAKEKFVRNKPHLNIGTIGHVDHGKTTLSAAITLVLSKQGLAQARAYDTIDNAPEEKERGVTINISHIEYETTNRHYAHIDCPGHADYIKNMITGAAQMDGAILVVSAADGPMPQTREHILLARQVNVPQVVVFMNKCDQVEDKELLDLVELEIRDLLTKYKFPGDKTPIIRGSALEAMNHIDNAEKTKPILDLMKAVDEFIPTPVRDLDKPFLMAVEDVFSISGRGTVATGRVEKGVVKVGEEVDVVGLRPAVGKTVVTGVEMFRKELEQGQAGDNLGLLLRGMDKDSMERGMVLAKPGSITPHTKFKAQVYVLTKEEGGRHTPFFKGYRPQFYFRTTDVTGAAELPAGVEMCMPGDNVMLEVELISPVAMEKESRFAIREGGRTVGAGVISEIIK
- the rpsJ gene encoding 30S ribosomal protein S10, which translates into the protein MQKIRIKLKAYDHRLIDQSTQEIVDTALRTGAKVSGPIPLPTKKELYTVLRSPVIDKKSREQFKLTTHKRLIDLIEPTAKTVEALRKLNLPAGVDVEIKQ
- the rplC gene encoding 50S ribosomal protein L3, which produces MISGLLGKKVGMTQVFDKEGDIVPVTVVETGPCFILGLQDAPLKVRIGFDLVKESRASKPRLGLFKKVGVQPLRIIKEFRSSDNKDYKLGQEIKVDLFKPGEYVDVTGISIGKGFQGGMKRWNWSGGPETHGSMHHRRVGSIGSSSEPSRIWKGHHMPGHMGAATVTVQSLRVMQVDSEHNLLVLKGAVPGHRHSYLSINKSRKKAFRSLDESKRGNVRSSKKNPMKESKAKAKGK
- the rplD gene encoding 50S ribosomal protein L4 encodes the protein MPSVPVYDNHGKKVEEIDVAEAVFSKRVNDHIIHQAVVMYQASLRQGNASTKERGSVEGSGKKLFRQKGTGNARAGDLRSPIRKGGGVVFGPHPRDFGYSVPKKVRIAALRETLNAKFITNDLYCVDHLAATTAKTKDFAKTLKGFNLQGKVLALLDKSDSDISKVSRNIPFFNLMRADDVTAYDILRNKKLLITKAALKVLLKRIK